A stretch of Endozoicomonas sp. SCSIO W0465 DNA encodes these proteins:
- a CDS encoding helix-turn-helix domain-containing protein, with amino-acid sequence MDVKSPIECINYSTREAALYIGVCKSALDKSRVSGVLFGQTPPPFLKLGRSIRYRVEDLKAWLDQQQSYETLAQAESDKNFGDYPN; translated from the coding sequence ATGGACGTGAAATCCCCCATCGAATGCATCAATTACTCAACCCGCGAAGCCGCGTTGTACATCGGGGTCTGTAAAAGTGCTCTGGATAAATCAAGAGTATCGGGCGTGCTGTTTGGCCAGACCCCGCCCCCATTTCTCAAACTCGGACGTTCCATCCGCTACCGGGTCGAAGACCTGAAAGCGTGGCTGGACCAGCAGCAATCCTATGAAACCCTGGCACAGGCTGAGTCGGATAAAAATTTCGGCGACTATCCGAACTGA
- a CDS encoding transposase has translation MRKKRNPQCSMELHYVPHEICSQLSGISQWLDAHPQFNDWIYEDLSSGDKQNTGRNGLSAESVLRAALLKQYLNCDYDYLSFVLMDSMLFRDFCRLEPNQRPSRSSLHGLISLLTASTWERINNCQLMTAKDQGIEKGRTVAIDSTVTESDIKPPCDSDLLASSVKEICRLLERGQTLTATPLYEYTHHNRAVKDAARKCIYAGKEERHQHYKKLLQLTRKSRKVLIEATVTLANARQQGQCLLADDADKWQADVDHLLPLVDAIVSQTERRVFKGEKVPAQEKVVSLYEPHTDIIVKDRRQVQYGHKLNLVQGKSRLILDLVIEEGNPADSDQFIPMMERQKEMALIGLQTVPRLNLAEALIIKGSQSFARQFALKPYIAWSTSNFHCRAVRKSNRAKEIYGRVPRQTSGDGGYACRANLEKAKAMGISDVAFNKKRGLEVEEMTKSQYVYKTLFRFRAGIEAGISWLKRCFGLSRCHCKGSERFDSHCWLSVVCYNLVILARHPAPS, from the coding sequence ATGCGCAAAAAACGCAACCCGCAGTGTAGTATGGAACTCCATTACGTACCTCATGAAATCTGCTCCCAGCTTTCCGGTATCTCGCAATGGCTTGACGCCCATCCACAGTTCAATGACTGGATTTATGAGGACTTAAGTTCTGGTGATAAACAGAACACTGGGCGGAACGGACTATCAGCAGAATCCGTTCTTCGTGCGGCACTCCTGAAACAGTATTTGAATTGTGATTATGACTACTTGTCGTTTGTTTTGATGGACTCCATGCTCTTTCGAGACTTTTGTCGCCTCGAACCAAACCAGCGCCCCAGTCGCTCCAGTTTGCATGGGCTCATCAGCCTTCTTACTGCATCTACATGGGAACGGATTAATAACTGTCAGCTAATGACCGCTAAAGATCAGGGTATTGAAAAAGGGCGCACTGTGGCTATTGACAGCACAGTCACCGAATCGGATATCAAACCTCCTTGCGACAGTGATCTTTTAGCCAGTTCCGTTAAAGAAATTTGTCGGCTGCTGGAACGGGGACAAACACTGACAGCGACACCGCTTTATGAATATACCCATCACAACCGAGCCGTAAAAGATGCGGCCAGAAAATGCATCTACGCTGGCAAAGAAGAGCGGCATCAGCATTATAAAAAACTGCTGCAGTTGACCCGAAAATCCCGGAAGGTACTTATCGAAGCTACTGTCACGCTAGCAAACGCCCGTCAGCAGGGGCAGTGTCTCCTGGCTGATGATGCCGACAAGTGGCAGGCCGATGTGGATCACCTGTTACCCCTGGTGGATGCAATAGTCTCCCAGACAGAGCGCAGGGTCTTTAAGGGTGAAAAGGTGCCAGCCCAGGAAAAAGTGGTTAGCCTGTATGAACCCCATACGGATATCATCGTAAAAGACAGGCGGCAAGTACAGTATGGCCATAAACTGAACCTGGTTCAGGGAAAAAGTCGATTGATCCTGGACCTGGTTATTGAGGAAGGTAACCCAGCGGATTCGGACCAATTCATTCCGATGATGGAAAGACAAAAAGAAATGGCTCTTATTGGATTACAGACTGTTCCCAGATTGAACCTGGCTGAAGCACTTATCATTAAAGGCTCTCAGAGCTTTGCTCGGCAATTTGCCCTCAAGCCTTACATTGCGTGGTCCACATCCAATTTTCACTGCAGAGCAGTTCGGAAATCAAATAGAGCCAAAGAAATTTATGGTCGTGTACCTCGCCAGACAAGCGGTGACGGCGGATACGCGTGTCGCGCTAATTTGGAAAAAGCCAAGGCCATGGGAATCAGCGATGTAGCTTTTAATAAGAAGCGCGGACTTGAAGTCGAAGAGATGACTAAAAGTCAGTATGTGTATAAAACGCTCTTTCGCTTCCGGGCAGGTATTGAAGCGGGAATTTCGTGGCTAAAGAGATGTTTTGGGCTATCACGTTGCCACTGCAAGGGTTCTGAGCGTTTTGATTCTCATTGCTGGTTATCGGTGGTCTGTTACAACCTGGTGATTCTGGCCAGACACCCGGCACCATCCTGA